The Nitrogeniibacter aestuarii genome has a window encoding:
- a CDS encoding OmpA family protein — protein MDEQDELGIPLGVVFFVIALVIALVIGLGIWKVNQGQGVEVVEVVPTPVGEIKAEAAAEAQAEAQPYAPVTETTMVFSDIAPVGDAQLKVYFNVGQTDLSDDARANVAALSKVITKMEAGDAVVLISGFHDESGTAQVNAEVAKNRAMAVRDALIAEGVPAAMIQLRKPEVTLGEGEPAEARRVEVRVQ, from the coding sequence ATGGACGAACAAGACGAACTGGGTATTCCCCTTGGCGTGGTTTTCTTTGTCATCGCGCTGGTGATTGCGCTGGTGATCGGCCTGGGGATCTGGAAAGTGAACCAGGGCCAGGGGGTGGAAGTGGTCGAGGTTGTGCCGACCCCGGTGGGCGAGATCAAGGCCGAAGCCGCTGCCGAGGCTCAAGCCGAAGCGCAGCCCTATGCGCCGGTGACCGAGACCACCATGGTGTTCTCCGACATCGCACCGGTGGGTGATGCTCAGCTGAAGGTGTACTTCAACGTGGGCCAGACCGACCTGTCCGACGATGCCCGTGCCAACGTGGCGGCCCTGTCCAAGGTCATCACCAAGATGGAAGCAGGCGACGCCGTGGTGCTGATTTCCGGCTTCCATGACGAGTCGGGCACTGCCCAGGTCAATGCCGAAGTCGCCAAGAACCGCGCCATGGCCGTGCGTGACGCACTCATCGCCGAGGGCGTGCCTGCGGCAATGATCCAGCTGCGCAAGCCTGAAGTGACCCTCGGTGAAGGTGAGCCGGCTGAAGCCCGTCGGGTGGAAGTGCGGGTGCAGTAA